A DNA window from Gigantopelta aegis isolate Gae_Host chromosome 4, Gae_host_genome, whole genome shotgun sequence contains the following coding sequences:
- the LOC121369691 gene encoding endo-1,4-beta-xylanase 2-like → MLWCVTLTCLVSLVWGQELVQNSGMETINYWNCWGFQCHVTSTRHSGSHAIQTSGRTNDYQGPGQFINLQSGRSYKVSAYVRLLNDHAGELRQNLQITVAFTFFDGTKDWVHVANEPVARKSDGWIHLMGDIHAPSKQIKESLVYVEGPKPGVDFIVDEFSVTPIATDLSWRHASDSNINKFRKSSIVINVHTNGPVDLNQVVVEVRLI, encoded by the exons ATGTTGTGGTGTGTGACTCTGACTTGTCTGGTGTCACTCGTGTGGGGCCAAGAGCTCGTGCAGAACAGCGGCATGGAAACAATCAATTACTGGAACTGCTGGGGATTCCAGTGTCACGTGACGAGTACACGTCACAGTGGATCTCATGCTATACAAACCTCTGGAAG GACAAATGACTACCAAGGACCAGGACAGTTTATAAACCTTCAGTCTGGACGGAGTTACAAAGTTTCGGCTTATGTGCGCTTGCTGAACGATCATGCTGGTGAACTCCGACAGAACTTACAGATAACTGTGGCGTTTACGTTTTTTG ATGGAACCAAGGATTGGGTACATGTTGCTAATGAGCCAGTTGCACGGAAATCAGACGGCTGGATTCATCTGATGGGAGATATTCACGCTCCAAGCAAAC AAATCAAGGAGTCACTGGTTTACGTTGAAGGGCCAAAACCAGGTGTTGACTTTATCGTGGACGAATTCTCTGTTACACCAATTGCCACGGATCTGAGCTGGCGTCATGCGTCGGATTCAAATATCAACAAGTTCAGGAAGAGCAGCATTGTAATTAA tGTTCACACGAATGGACCCGTGGATTTGAATCAAGTGGTAGTTGAAGTAAGACTGATCTAG